The sequence GACCGACACCGCACCGACGATCGGCGACGAGGAAGCCATCCTGTTGATCGGCCACGGCTCCCGTCGCGAGCGCTCGAACGAACAGGTCCGCGAACTGGCCGCCGGCCTCGAGTCCCGGCTGGGGATTCCGGTCGACGCGGCCTTCCTCGAACTGGCCGAGCCGTCGATCGAGGACGCGCTCGCCGAACTCGCGGCGGTCGTCTCGCGAGTGACCGCGGTCCACTGCTCGCTGTTCGCCGCGAGCCACGTCAAAAACGACGTCCCAATCGCGATCGACCGCGCCCGCACGACTCACGACCTCGAGATCGACGTCGGCTCTCACCTCGGGATCCACCCGGCGATCCTCGACCTGCTCGACGACCGGGCGGCGGCCGTCGAGGCCCAACTCGGCGTCGACCGCGCGACCGACGACGTCGCCGTCGTGCTCTGTGGCCGGGGATCGAGCGATCCCGACGCAAACGGCGACGTCCACAAACTCGCGCGCCTGCTCTACGAGGGACGTGCGTTCGACCGCGTCGACGCGGCCTTCGTCGGAGTCACCGAACCGCGACTCGAGGATACCCTCCACGGGCTGGCCAAGCACCGGCCGGACGCGGTCGTCGTCCTGCCGTACATGCTCGGCGACGGCGTCCTCACCCAGCGGGTGCGGGACTGGACCGCCGAGTTCGACGCCGACTACCCCTACGTCGACGCGCTTGCCGGCGATCCGCTCGGGACCGACTCCCGGCTGCTCGACGTCTTCGCCGATCGCTGGCAGGAAGCCCGGTCGGGGAGCGTCGAGATGTCCTGTGACACCTGCAAGTACAAGGTCGACCTCGAGGGCTACGAGGAGGACGTCGGCGGCGCTCGCGCGATGCTCCGGGCGCTGGCTCACCACGAGGCCCACGCCGACCGCGAGGACGTCGACGACGAGCCACACGCCCACGACGCGCCCGACAAGCACGTGACGGTCTGTACGAACCGGACCTGCGCCGACATGGGCTCACCCGCGGTGCTCGAGCGGCTCCGGCAGGCCGCCCGTGACTCCGAGCACGCCGACGCGCGGATCACCCGGACCTCCTGTCTCGGTCGCTGTGGCGACGGCCCGATGGTCGCCGTCTACCCGGACGGCGTCTGGTACGGCGACGTCGATGCCGACGACGCCGGACGGATCGTCTCGGACCACCTCGACCGTGACCGCATCGTGAGCGACCTCGTCGACCAGTTGCTGTAGTATCGACTCCTGACTGCCACGACACACGACTACCGATACACAGACATGAGCTGCTACGAACTCGAAGCACTGAAACTCGGACTGATGAACGTCCTCGGCGTCGAGGACCGACACGCCCGCGAACACGCGGAGAAGGACCTGGAAGGTCACCTCGAGGGGCCGATCGAAGCGCTCGCCAACGCCGAGTCGTTCGCGGCGATCGAACGCC is a genomic window of Natrarchaeobaculum aegyptiacum containing:
- a CDS encoding CbiX/SirB N-terminal domain-containing protein, yielding MSQTDTAPTIGDEEAILLIGHGSRRERSNEQVRELAAGLESRLGIPVDAAFLELAEPSIEDALAELAAVVSRVTAVHCSLFAASHVKNDVPIAIDRARTTHDLEIDVGSHLGIHPAILDLLDDRAAAVEAQLGVDRATDDVAVVLCGRGSSDPDANGDVHKLARLLYEGRAFDRVDAAFVGVTEPRLEDTLHGLAKHRPDAVVVLPYMLGDGVLTQRVRDWTAEFDADYPYVDALAGDPLGTDSRLLDVFADRWQEARSGSVEMSCDTCKYKVDLEGYEEDVGGARAMLRALAHHEAHADREDVDDEPHAHDAPDKHVTVCTNRTCADMGSPAVLERLRQAARDSEHADARITRTSCLGRCGDGPMVAVYPDGVWYGDVDADDAGRIVSDHLDRDRIVSDLVDQLL